A part of Liolophura sinensis isolate JHLJ2023 chromosome 1, CUHK_Ljap_v2, whole genome shotgun sequence genomic DNA contains:
- the LOC135463574 gene encoding LOW QUALITY PROTEIN: zinc finger protein 408-like (The sequence of the model RefSeq protein was modified relative to this genomic sequence to represent the inferred CDS: deleted 4 bases in 3 codons) — translation MRDRVTMGDGWEAATLKEDEFEEFCVYVVNDRPCDRVLTNRAQASLPRNLTLKPSQYKPDTMGVWSVDHIPRGTRFGPLIGEIISKDDQLPHSHKQYVWKVFKNNCPYHCVDAADESRSNWMRFVTPATCPNDQNLVACQLDLDIYFYTTKSVPPNTELVVGACRELEDRKHQVKKGLLQRDRPRLHIFPRISSRFQPPQLPGMSSHDCHSLALQDSVFKEDNSDGSIDSEGSSSYVLDFSTRKRDGSIGSDTDIYKGCTTDNVSPKKEQSLLSSVLLLPKSRRQGQTWNGKPKRWTKPNGKRGHSAFLSSTPKSHSSGIIENLLLKKMKENGENTEQLTRKPKLPKTDKESLPLKVVCCRGFPKTLSCQDFLCVHSSVHRNHDAFPSTPFPQYISCEPDVPVFVFRFPALPVAFHSPEFPERSRSLGLQAYPIPAAPSVRQPHPTEQALNLTKPKIEQFSTTRGYRSLPYPLRKKDGKMHYECNVCYKTFGQLSNLKVHLRTHTGERPFKCQTCGKGFTQLAHLQKHHLVHTGEKTHQCQVCSKRFQQHKQLKTHMRLHSGEKPFQCKLCPAKFTQFVHLKLHKRLHTNERPYECPKCHRKYISASGLKTHWKTGNCILPEGCLDYNSSLFDAKLASMFSTDENPLSSLLQMTSESGPGHNLSDSGDEGGESIRGGHHSLPSSPEVTSHSPPDPLSSPSDGSPSHSGLSH, via the exons acCATGGGCGTGTGGAGTGTCGATCATATACCACGTGGTACACGATTCGGTCCTCTGATTGGAGAAATCATTTCCAAAGACGACCAGCTCCCCCACTCACACAAACAGTATGTTTGGAAG GTCTTTAAGAACAACTGTCCATATCACTGTGTGGACGCCGCGGACGAGAGCAGAAGTAACTGGATGAGGTTTGTCACTCCTGCCACGTGCCCGAATGACCAGAATCTTGTGGCATGCCAGCTAGACCTCGACATTTACTTCTACACCACCAAATCCGTGCCCCCGAATACAGAGCTGGTGGTGGGTGCATGTCGAGAACTGGAGGACCGAAAACACCAAGTGAAGAAAGGCTTATTACAGAGGGACAGACCCA GGCTACATATATTCCCTCGGATCTCCTCAAGGTTTCAGCCACCACAATTACCAGGGATGTCGAGTCATGACTGCCACAGCCTTGCCCTTCAAGACAGTGTGTTTAAAGAGGACAACAGTGATGGTAGTATAGACAGCGAGGGCAGTAGTAGTTACGTACTAGACTTCAGCACCAGGAAACGGGATGGCAGCATTGGCAGTGACACTGACATTTATAAAGGCTGCACAACAGACAATGTTAGTCCAAAGAAGGAGCAGTCACTACTGTCGTCCGTTCTTCTCCTCCCAAAATCGCGACGCCAAGGTCAAACTTGGAACGGCAAGCCGAAAAGATGGACCAAACCA AATGGCAAGCGTGGTCATTCAGCTTTCCTATCCTCGACACCAAAGTCTCATTCTTCCGGAATCATTGAAAATCTGCTTCTGAAGAAAATGAAGGAAAATGGTGAGAACACTGAGCAGTTGACAAGGAAACCCAAGTTACCCAAAACTGACAAGGAGAGTTTGCCACTG AAAGTGGTATGTTGCCGGGGTTTTCCAAAGACTCTGTCCTGCCAAGACTTCCTCTGCGTCCACAGTTCAGTACATCGCAACCACGATGCTTTTCCCTCCACACCCTTTCCACAGTATATATCCTGTGAACCCGATGTTCCAGTATTCGTTTTCCGGTTTCCCGCCTTACCCGTGGCCTTTCATTCCCCCGAATTTCCAGAACGCTCCCGTTCCCTCGGCTTACAAGCCTATCCCATCCCGGCAGCTCCATCCGTTCGTCAGCCCCACCCTACGGAACAAGCCCTGAACCTGACCAAACCAAAGATCGAGCAGTTCTCCACGACAAGAGGCTACCGCTCACTCCCGTACCCATTACGTAAAAAAGATGGCAAAATGCACTACGAATGCAACGTGTGTTACAAGACATTCGGTCAGTTGTCAAACCTAAAAGTGCACTTAAGGACTCATACCGGCGAGAGACCGTTCAAATGTCAGACATGTGGGAAAGGCTTCACCCAGCTGGCCCACCTGCAGAAACATCACCTTGTTCACACAGGTGAGAAG ACTCATCAATGCCAGGTGTGCAGTAAGCGGTTTCAGCAGCACAAGCAACTTAAAACACACATGAGACTCCACAGCGGTGAGAAACCTTTCCAATGTAAACTATGTCCAGCGAAGTTCACACAGTTTGTTCACCTGAAACTGCACAAGAGACTACACACGAACGAACGACCATACGAATGTCCA AAGTGTCATAGGAAATACATCAGTGCTAGTGGTCTGAAAACTCACTGGAAGACTGGGAATTGTATCCTCCCTGAAGGGTGCTTGGACTATAACAGTTCCTTATTTGATGCTAAACTCGCCAGCATGTTTTCAACTGATGAAAATCCTTTGTCAAGTCTTCTTCAGATGACGTCAGAATCTGGCCCAGGTCATAACTTGAGCGACTCGGGAGATGAAGGTGGAGAAAGTATTCGAGGCGGCCATCATTCCTTACCAAGTTCaccggaagtgacgtcacaCTCACCTCCGGATCCGCTCAGTTCTCCTTCAGATGGTTCTCCAAGCCATTCGGGGCTATCTCACTAA